The following are encoded together in the Bos taurus isolate L1 Dominette 01449 registration number 42190680 breed Hereford chromosome 17, ARS-UCD2.0, whole genome shotgun sequence genome:
- the GAS2L1 gene encoding GAS2-like protein 1 (The RefSeq protein has 2 substitutions compared to this genomic sequence), with protein sequence MADPVAGIAGSAAKSVRPFRSSEAYVEAMKEDLAEWLNALYGLGLPSGGDGFLTGLATGTTLCQHANAVTEAARAMAAARPARGVAFQAHSVVPGSFMARDNVATFIGWCRAELGVPEVLMFETEDLVLRKNEKSVVLCLLEVARRGARLGLLAPRLVQFEQEIERELRATPPASNTPSAGEDTTETTATPGAPARGPRMTPSDLRNLDELVREILGRCTCPDQFPMIKVSEGNYRVGDSSLLIFVRVLRSHVMVRVGGGWDTLEHYLDKHDPCRCSSAAHRPPQPRTRTFSPQRVSPSPSPRAGSPAPGVERRGSRPEVTPIGLRSSKEGPETPLRARDQLPPHPRSRRYSGDSDSSASSAQSGPLGARSEDSGTGPRRERPSRRVTTGTPVSPRRPPAPRSQSRDRLDRGRPRGAPGGRGGQLSAPSPARRARSQSREEQTVLLVRRDRDGQHSWVPRGRGSGGSGRSSPHTPRAHSPAAPRVPSPSPELSTIPASVFRTPLQLDPKQEQQLFRRLEEEFLANARALEAAAAGGTPSGPAPDPIRAPDPPAPDSAYCSSSSSSSSLSVLGGKCGQPGDSGRMANGLPGPRGPALSSSSDEGSPCPGVGGPPDAPGSPLAGPEPLRTWARGRMDTQPDRKPSRIPTPRGPRRPPGPTGSGTWHALRSVSPKTEPDSWM encoded by the exons ATGGCAGACCCCGTGGCGGGCATCGCCGGCTCCGCGGCCAAGAGTGTGCGGCCGTTCCGCTCGAGCGAGGCCTACGTGGAGGCTATGAAGGAGGACCTGGCCGAGTGGCTCAACGCCTTGTACGGTCTGGGTCTGCCCAGCGGTGGCGATGGCTTCCTGACGGGGCTGGCCACGGGCACCACCCTGTGCCAGCATGCCAACGCTGTCACTGAGGCCGCCCGTGCCATGGCCGCCGCGCGGCCGGCCCGTGGGGTGGCCTTCCAGGCCCACAGCGTGGTGCCCGGCTCCTTCATGGCACGAGACAACGTGGCCACCTTCATCGGCTGGTGCCGCGCGGAGCTGGGTGTGCCCGAAGTGCTCATGTTCGAGACGGAGGACTTGGTGCTCCGCAAGAACGAGAAGAGCGTGGTGCTGTGCCTGCTGGAGGTGGCGCGGCGCGGCGCCCGCCTCGGCCTGCTGGCCCCTCGCCTCGTGCAGTTCGAACAGGAGATTGAGCGGGAGCTGCGCGCCACGCCCCCGGCCTCCAACACCCCCAGTGCCGGGGAAGACACCACCGAGACCACCGCCACCCCAGGAGCTCCAGCCCGTGGGCCGCGCATGACTCCCAGCGACCTGCGCAACCTCGATGAGCTG GTGAGGGAGATCTTGGGGCGCTGCACCTGCCCAGACCAGTTTCCCATGATCAAGGTCTCGGAGGGGAAGTACCGCGTGGGAGACTCCAGTCTGCTCATCTTCGTGCGG GTGCTGAGGAGCCACGTGATGGTGCGTGTGGGAGGCGGCTGGGACACGCTGGAGCACTACCTGGACAAGCACGACCCCTGCCGCTGCTCCTCCGCGG CCCACCGCCCGCCCCAGCCCAGGACCCGCACCTTCTCCCCGCAGCGAGTGtcacccagccccagcccccgaGCTGGTAGCCCAGCCCCAGGGGTCGAGCGCCGGGGCTCCCGCCCAGAGGTGACACCCATTGGCTTACGCAGCTCGAAGGAGGGGCCCGAGACCCCACTCAG GGCCCGGGACCAGCTGCCCCCCCATCCCCGCTCCCGCCGTTACTCTGGGGACAGCGATTCCTCAGCCTCCTCGGCCCAGAGCGGCCCCCTTGGTGCCCGCAGTGAAGACTCAGGCACTGGCCCCCGGCGGGAGCGTCCCAGCCGGCGGGTGACCACGGGCACCCCGGTCTCCCCGAGACGGCCTCCTGCCCCACGCAGCCAGTCCCGGGACCGGCTGGATCGGGGGCGGCCGCGTGGGGCcccaggaggcaggggaggcCAGCTGTcggcccccagccctgcccggcGGGCCCGGAGTCAGAGCCGTGAAGAGCAGACAGTGCTGCTGGTGCGTCGGGACCGAGATGGGCAGCACTCCTGGGTGCCGCGGGGCAGAGGCAGTGGGGGCTCGGGCAGAAGCAGCCCCCACACTCCCCGTGCTCACAGCCCTGCAGCTCCCAGGGTCCCCAGCCCCAGTCCAGAGTTGAGCACAATCCCGGCCAGTGTCTTCCGCACACCCCTGCAGCTTGACCCAAAGCAGGAACAGCAACTGTTTCGGCGCCTGGAAGAGGAGTTCCTAGCCAACGCCCGAGCccttgaggctgctgctgctggtgggaCCCCCAGTGGACCAGCCCCTGACCCAATTCGGGCCCCAGACCCTCCAGCTCCTGACTCAGCCTACTgttcctccagctcctcctcttcGTCCCTCAGCGTCCTGGGTGGCAAGTGTGGCCAACCCGGGGACTCTGGCAGGATGGCCAATGGGCTGCCCGGGCCCCGAGGCCCAGCCCTGTCCAGCTCTTCCGATGAGGGCAGCCCCTGCCCCGGTGTAGGGGGCCCACCAGATGCACCCGGGAGTCCTCTGGCCGGCCCAGAGCCCCTGAGGACCTGGGCACGAGGCCGGATGGACACACAGCCAGATCGGAAACCCTCACGCATCCCCACACCAAGGGGCCCCCGCCGCCCACCTGGACCCACGGGGTCCAGGACCTGGCATGCCCTGCGCTCAGTCAGCCCGAAGACCGAGCCGGATTCCTGGATGTGA
- the GAS2L1 gene encoding GAS2-like protein 1 isoform X1, which translates to MADPVAGIAGSAAKSVRPFRSSEAYVEAMKEDLAEWLNALYGLGLPSGGDGFLTGLATGTTLCQHANAVTEAARAMAAARPARGVAFQAHSVVPGSFMARDNVATFIGWCRAELGVPEVLMFETEDLVLRKNEKSVVLCLLEVARRGARLGLLAPRLVQFEQEIERELRATPPASNTPSAGEDTTETTATPGAPARGPRMTPSDLRNLDELVREILGRCTCPDQFPMIKVSEGKYRVGDSSLLIFVRVLRSHVMVRVGGGWDTLEHYLDKHDPCRCSSAAHRPPQPRTRTFSPQRVSPSPSPRAGSPAPGVERRGSRPEVTPIGLRSSKEGPETPLRARDQLPPHPRSRRYSGDSDSSASSAQSGPLGARSEDSGTGPRRERPSRRVTTGTPVSPRRPPAPRSQSRDRLDRGRPRGAPGGRGGQLSAPSPARRARSQSREEQTVLLVRRDRDGQHSWVPRGRGSGGSGRSSPHTPRAHSPAAPRVPSPSPELSTIPASVFRTPLQLDPKQEQQLFRRLEEEFLANARALEAAAAGGTPSGPAPDPIRAPDPPAPDSAYCSSSSSSSSLSVLGGKCGQPGDSGRMANGLPGPRGPALSSSSDEGSPCPGVGGPPDAPGSPLAGPEPLRTWARGRMDTQPDRKPSRIPTPRGPRRPPGPTGSRTWHALRSVSPKTEPDSWM; encoded by the exons ATGGCAGACCCCGTGGCGGGCATCGCCGGCTCCGCGGCCAAGAGTGTGCGGCCGTTCCGCTCGAGCGAGGCCTACGTGGAGGCTATGAAGGAGGACCTGGCCGAGTGGCTCAACGCCTTGTACGGTCTGGGTCTGCCCAGCGGTGGCGATGGCTTCCTGACGGGGCTGGCCACGGGCACCACCCTGTGCCAGCATGCCAACGCTGTCACTGAGGCCGCCCGTGCCATGGCCGCCGCGCGGCCGGCCCGTGGGGTGGCCTTCCAGGCCCACAGCGTGGTGCCCGGCTCCTTCATGGCACGAGACAACGTGGCCACCTTCATCGGCTGGTGCCGCGCGGAGCTGGGTGTGCCCGAAGTGCTCATGTTCGAGACGGAGGACTTGGTGCTCCGCAAGAACGAGAAGAGCGTGGTGCTGTGCCTGCTGGAGGTGGCGCGGCGCGGCGCCCGCCTCGGCCTGCTGGCCCCTCGCCTCGTGCAGTTCGAACAGGAGATTGAGCGGGAGCTGCGCGCCACGCCCCCGGCCTCCAACACCCCCAGTGCCGGGGAAGACACCACCGAGACCACCGCCACCCCAGGAGCTCCAGCCCGTGGGCCGCGCATGACTCCCAGCGACCTGCGCAACCTCGATGAGCTG GTGAGGGAGATCTTGGGGCGCTGCACCTGCCCAGACCAGTTTCCCATGATCAAGGTCTCGGAGGGGAAGTACCGCGTGGGAGACTCCAGTCTGCTCATCTTCGTGCGG GTGCTGAGGAGCCACGTGATGGTGCGTGTGGGAGGCGGCTGGGACACGCTGGAGCACTACCTGGACAAGCACGACCCCTGCCGCTGCTCCTCCGCGG CCCACCGCCCGCCCCAGCCCAGGACCCGCACCTTCTCCCCGCAGCGAGTGtcacccagccccagcccccgaGCTGGTAGCCCAGCCCCAGGGGTCGAGCGCCGGGGCTCCCGCCCAGAGGTGACACCCATTGGCTTACGCAGCTCGAAGGAGGGGCCCGAGACCCCACTCAG GGCCCGGGACCAGCTGCCCCCCCATCCCCGCTCCCGCCGTTACTCTGGGGACAGCGATTCCTCAGCCTCCTCGGCCCAGAGCGGCCCCCTTGGTGCCCGCAGTGAAGACTCAGGCACTGGCCCCCGGCGGGAGCGTCCCAGCCGGCGGGTGACCACGGGCACCCCGGTCTCCCCGAGACGGCCTCCTGCCCCACGCAGCCAGTCCCGGGACCGGCTGGATCGGGGGCGGCCGCGTGGGGCcccaggaggcaggggaggcCAGCTGTcggcccccagccctgcccggcGGGCCCGGAGTCAGAGCCGTGAAGAGCAGACAGTGCTGCTGGTGCGTCGGGACCGAGATGGGCAGCACTCCTGGGTGCCGCGGGGCAGAGGCAGTGGGGGCTCGGGCAGAAGCAGCCCCCACACTCCCCGTGCTCACAGCCCTGCAGCTCCCAGGGTCCCCAGCCCCAGTCCAGAGTTGAGCACAATCCCGGCCAGTGTCTTCCGCACACCCCTGCAGCTTGACCCAAAGCAGGAACAGCAACTGTTTCGGCGCCTGGAAGAGGAGTTCCTAGCCAACGCCCGAGCccttgaggctgctgctgctggtgggaCCCCCAGTGGACCAGCCCCTGACCCAATTCGGGCCCCAGACCCTCCAGCTCCTGACTCAGCCTACTgttcctccagctcctcctcttcGTCCCTCAGCGTCCTGGGTGGCAAGTGTGGCCAACCCGGGGACTCTGGCAGGATGGCCAATGGGCTGCCCGGGCCCCGAGGCCCAGCCCTGTCCAGCTCTTCCGATGAGGGCAGCCCCTGCCCCGGTGTAGGGGGCCCACCAGATGCACCCGGGAGTCCTCTGGCCGGCCCAGAGCCCCTGAGGACCTGGGCACGAGGCCGGATGGACACACAGCCAGATCGGAAACCCTCACGCATCCCCACACCAAGGGGCCCCCGCCGCCCACCTGGACCCACGGGGTCCAGGACCTGGCATGCCCTGCGCTCAGTCAGCCCGAAGACCGAGCCGGATTCCTGGATGTGA
- the RASL10A gene encoding ras-like protein family member 10A — MGGSLRVAVLGAPGVGKTAIIRQFLFGDYPERHRPTDGPRLYRPAVLLDGAVYDLSIRDGDGAGPGQSPGGQEEWPDPKDWSLQDTDAFVLVYDICSPDSFDYVKALRQRIAETRPAGAPEAPILVVGNKRDRQRLRFGPRRALAALVRRGWRCGYLECSAKYNWHVLRLFRELLRCALVRARPAHPALRLQGALHPARCSLM; from the exons ATGGGAGGCAGCCTGCGGGTGGCGGTGCTGGGCGCTCCGGGCGTGGGCAAGACGGCCATCATCCGCCAGTTCCTGTTCGGTGACTACCCCGAGCGCCACAGGCCCACGGACGGGCCGCGCCTCTACCGGCCCGCGGTGCTGCTCGACGGCGCCGTCTACGACCTGAGCATCCGCGACGGCGACGGTGCTGGCCCCGGTCAGAGCCCCGGGGGGCAAGAG GAGTGGCCGGACCCTAAAGACTGGAGCTTGCAGGACACGGACGCCTTCGTGCTTGTCTACGATATCTGCAGCCCGGACAGCTTTGATTATGTGAAGGCGCTGCGGCAGCGCATCGCGGAGACCAG GCCGGCGGGCGCACCTGAAGCGCCCATTCTCGTGGTGGGCAACAAGCGGGACCGGCAGCGGCTGCGGTTCGGGCCGCGGCGCGCACTGGCTGCCCTAGTGCGCAGGGGCTGGCGCTGCGGATACCTCGAGTGCTCCGCCAAGTACAATTGGCACGTGCTGCGACTCTTCCGGGAGCTGCTGCGCTGCGCGCTCGTGCGCGCACGCCCTGCACATCCGGCTCTGCGCCTGCAGGGGGCGCTGCACCCGGCGCGCTGCAGCCTCATGTGA